Proteins from a genomic interval of Salinarchaeum sp. Harcht-Bsk1:
- a CDS encoding histone deacetylase — protein MQFGYSDLCLEHDPGRRHPESPDRLRAIREGLKRQHGVEYVDADPIDLDAVRELHDPDYVEELQSFCEDGGGEWDPDTVVVHGTWDAILKSAGLARWAAERVMAGDDGRDTPFSIGRPPGHHAVADDAMGFCFVNNAGIAAQTALEAGADRVAILDWDVHHGNGTQDLFYDRDDVFFASIHEEGIYPGTGDSNETGTGAGAGATLNVPMPPGAGDAAYGLAIESLVRPALERVEPDCFLISAGFDAHRHDPISRMSVSTEGYGWLATLARSIADDVGAGLGFVLEGGYGLDVLAESVRTVHEVCDGYQPVEPDEEPSEAVRSRIDAIATAHQAVRGD, from the coding sequence ATGCAGTTTGGGTACAGCGACCTCTGTCTCGAGCACGATCCAGGGCGGCGGCACCCGGAGTCGCCGGACCGTCTCCGGGCGATTCGCGAGGGACTGAAACGCCAGCACGGCGTGGAGTACGTCGACGCAGATCCGATCGACCTCGACGCCGTGCGGGAGCTCCACGACCCCGACTACGTCGAGGAACTACAGTCGTTCTGCGAAGACGGCGGCGGCGAGTGGGATCCCGACACCGTCGTCGTCCACGGAACGTGGGACGCGATCCTGAAGAGCGCCGGACTGGCACGCTGGGCCGCCGAGCGCGTGATGGCCGGCGACGACGGCCGCGACACGCCATTCTCGATCGGCCGACCGCCAGGCCACCACGCCGTGGCCGACGACGCGATGGGATTTTGCTTCGTGAACAACGCCGGGATCGCCGCCCAGACCGCCCTCGAAGCCGGTGCCGACCGCGTCGCCATTCTCGACTGGGACGTCCACCACGGCAACGGTACGCAGGACCTGTTCTACGATCGCGACGACGTCTTCTTCGCCTCCATCCACGAGGAGGGCATCTACCCGGGCACCGGGGACAGCAACGAGACCGGCACCGGAGCCGGAGCAGGCGCGACCCTCAACGTCCCGATGCCCCCGGGCGCTGGTGACGCCGCGTACGGCCTCGCCATAGAGTCGCTGGTCCGACCCGCACTCGAACGAGTCGAGCCGGACTGCTTCCTGATCAGCGCGGGCTTCGACGCCCACCGCCACGATCCGATCTCGCGGATGAGCGTCTCGACGGAGGGCTACGGCTGGCTGGCGACGCTCGCGCGGTCGATCGCGGACGACGTCGGTGCAGGCCTCGGATTCGTGCTCGAGGGCGGCTACGGACTCGACGTGCTCGCCGAGTCCGTGCGCACCGTCCACGAGGTCTGTGACGGCTACCAGCCGGTGGAGCCCGACGAGGAGCCGAGCGAGGCCGTCCGGTCCCGGATCGACGCGATCGCGACGGCACACCAGGCGGTGCGGGGCGACTGA
- a CDS encoding DUF6517 family protein, translating to MKRQGLLVLAVVGLLVTTGCVGLVLGDGLEMDSEPAAVSDEALAETGFQFSDHRTLWLNETVAVAGQEREINASAHATIYNRTTNLERFERDTGGFVVISTPDVSVAGESANPAARMSNRELVERFQGELESEVGQLGNLTKVSERTEPVLGYAAAVSVFETTTTIEGREVTLYVHVTKVQHEDDLVIGIGVHPEALAQQAPEIHRLLRGIEHPASI from the coding sequence ATGAAGCGGCAGGGGCTGCTCGTCCTCGCTGTCGTCGGGTTACTCGTCACGACTGGTTGCGTCGGACTGGTGCTGGGCGACGGTCTCGAGATGGACTCCGAGCCGGCGGCAGTGAGCGACGAGGCACTCGCTGAAACCGGTTTCCAGTTCTCGGACCATCGGACGCTCTGGCTCAACGAGACGGTGGCAGTCGCAGGCCAGGAGCGCGAGATCAACGCCTCGGCGCACGCGACGATCTACAACCGGACCACGAATCTGGAGCGTTTCGAGCGAGACACCGGCGGGTTCGTCGTCATCTCGACGCCGGACGTCTCGGTCGCCGGGGAGTCTGCCAACCCCGCCGCCAGGATGTCGAACCGCGAACTCGTGGAACGCTTCCAGGGGGAGCTCGAATCGGAGGTCGGCCAGCTTGGCAATCTCACGAAGGTCTCTGAGCGAACCGAGCCGGTCCTCGGCTACGCCGCGGCGGTCAGCGTCTTCGAGACGACCACCACCATCGAGGGTCGGGAGGTCACGCTCTACGTACACGTCACGAAGGTGCAACACGAGGACGACCTCGTGATCGGTATCGGCGTCCACCCGGAGGCGCTCGCCCAGCAAGCGCCCGAGATTCACCGTCTCCTGCGCGGGATCGAGCACCCGGCGTCGATCTGA
- a CDS encoding histone family protein: MSVELPFAPVDTIIRRNAGDLRVSAEAAEELARRVEDRGADLAVDAAEHATADGRKTLMAEDFGVEATIDKNALELPVAPVDRIARLKIDGQYRVSMDARIALADILEDYADNVAEAAAILARHADRRTVKAEDVETYFALFDAT, from the coding sequence ATGAGCGTCGAGCTCCCCTTCGCACCAGTCGATACGATCATTCGACGGAACGCCGGCGACCTCCGGGTGAGCGCGGAGGCCGCCGAGGAGCTCGCCAGACGAGTCGAGGACCGCGGTGCCGACCTCGCCGTGGACGCGGCCGAGCACGCGACGGCAGACGGGCGGAAGACGCTGATGGCGGAGGACTTCGGCGTCGAGGCGACGATCGACAAGAACGCGCTGGAGCTACCCGTCGCGCCGGTCGATCGCATCGCCCGTCTGAAGATCGACGGGCAGTACCGCGTCTCCATGGACGCCCGCATCGCACTCGCCGACATCCTCGAGGACTACGCAGACAACGTCGCCGAAGCGGCGGCGATCCTCGCCCGGCACGCCGATCGCCGGACGGTGAAAGCCGAGGACGTCGAGACCTACTTCGCGCTGTTCGACGCCACGTGA
- a CDS encoding aldo/keto reductase translates to MSEQLPAAADCPTIDGVPALGIGTWENEDPEQCAESVRTALEAGYRHVDTAQIYGNEEAVGNGIAAANVDREDIFLATKVWIDNLDHDDVIATTEESLEKLGVDRVDLLYVHWPARAYDPEDSLSAFAELRERGLIDHVGVSNFLPEQVDRAIEVSEAPIVANQVELHPYLPQYDLVEHCQDRDVTVVGYSPLARGNVLDDDTIGAIAEKHGVSEAQVSLAWLRQRDVVTIPKATSAEHVHDNWKSLDLTLDDEDVEQIESIEHRERQVDPSFGPWN, encoded by the coding sequence ATGAGTGAGCAGCTTCCAGCAGCGGCTGATTGTCCGACAATCGACGGCGTCCCAGCGCTCGGCATCGGGACCTGGGAGAACGAGGACCCAGAACAGTGTGCCGAAAGCGTCCGGACGGCCCTCGAAGCGGGCTATCGCCACGTCGACACCGCACAGATCTACGGCAACGAAGAAGCGGTCGGCAACGGCATCGCCGCTGCCAACGTGGATCGCGAGGACATCTTCCTCGCGACCAAGGTATGGATCGACAACCTCGACCACGACGACGTGATCGCGACGACCGAGGAGAGCCTCGAGAAACTCGGCGTCGACCGCGTCGACCTCCTCTACGTCCACTGGCCTGCGCGTGCGTACGATCCCGAGGACAGCCTCTCGGCGTTCGCCGAACTCCGCGAGCGCGGTTTGATCGACCACGTCGGCGTGAGTAACTTCCTGCCCGAGCAGGTCGATCGCGCCATCGAGGTCTCGGAGGCGCCCATCGTCGCCAATCAGGTCGAACTCCACCCGTACCTGCCACAGTACGACCTGGTCGAGCACTGCCAGGACCGCGACGTGACCGTCGTGGGCTACTCCCCGCTCGCACGCGGGAACGTGCTGGACGACGACACCATCGGTGCCATCGCCGAGAAGCACGGCGTCAGCGAGGCACAGGTCAGCCTCGCCTGGCTGCGCCAGCGCGACGTCGTGACGATTCCGAAGGCTACCAGCGCCGAACACGTCCACGACAACTGGAAGAGCCTGGACCTGACCCTCGACGACGAGGACGTCGAGCAGATCGAATCGATCGAGCACCGCGAACGGCAGGTCGATCCGAGCTTCGGCCCCTGGAACTAG
- the cca gene encoding CCA tRNA nucleotidyltransferase — MDDLDAVLDRARELVTPDEAERSALATATERLCERAERAIADREVEAEIALVGSTARSTWLPGERDVDVFLQFPADLGRESLEEHGLAVGHAVLGNGHEEYAEHPYVTGTVAEGSLDAIAVDVVPCYDLEDATEIRSAVDRTPFHTEYVQDRLDDDLATEVRLAKAFATTIGIYGSNLRTRGLSGYLTELLVLVYGGFRGLLEAAADWQPPVVLDPVDHGTATFDDPLVVIDPTDPERNVAAVCSAANVARLQHYAREFLDDPDPAYFETEKVPPSEVPAITAEGLCEHVERRDTTPVAIRFTAPDLVDDDLYPQLRASLGGVVGLLERKGFDVLRSTTAVAEGEAILLVELEVTHRPAVERHEGPPVQVREHADNFYDAYADDPDVYGPFVEEDRYVVERPREATNAIDLLDGDSLFDVRHGAGVERRLQSEYEVLVGDDLVDLLPAFADPLAEYFDPSP; from the coding sequence ATGGACGACCTCGACGCCGTGCTCGACCGGGCACGGGAACTCGTCACACCGGACGAGGCCGAACGCTCGGCACTCGCGACGGCGACCGAGCGGCTGTGCGAGCGCGCCGAACGCGCCATCGCGGACCGCGAGGTCGAGGCCGAGATCGCGCTCGTGGGCTCGACTGCCAGATCGACCTGGCTGCCCGGCGAGCGTGACGTCGACGTCTTCCTGCAGTTCCCGGCGGACCTCGGTCGCGAATCCCTGGAAGAACACGGACTCGCGGTCGGCCACGCGGTCCTCGGAAACGGCCACGAGGAGTACGCCGAGCACCCGTACGTCACCGGGACGGTCGCCGAAGGCTCCCTCGACGCGATCGCCGTCGACGTCGTCCCATGTTACGACCTCGAGGACGCGACGGAGATACGATCCGCCGTCGATCGCACGCCGTTCCACACCGAGTACGTCCAGGATCGCCTCGACGACGACCTCGCGACCGAGGTCAGACTCGCCAAGGCGTTCGCGACCACGATCGGCATCTACGGGAGCAACCTCCGCACCCGCGGCCTCTCCGGTTACCTCACCGAGTTGCTCGTCCTGGTGTACGGCGGGTTCCGTGGCCTGCTCGAGGCGGCTGCCGACTGGCAACCGCCGGTGGTCCTCGACCCCGTCGATCACGGCACCGCCACGTTCGACGATCCGCTCGTGGTCATCGATCCCACCGATCCCGAGCGGAACGTCGCGGCGGTCTGCTCGGCGGCGAACGTCGCGCGGCTCCAGCACTACGCCCGCGAGTTCCTCGACGACCCGGATCCGGCCTACTTCGAGACGGAGAAGGTCCCACCGAGCGAGGTGCCGGCGATCACGGCGGAGGGGCTCTGCGAACACGTCGAGCGCAGGGATACCACGCCCGTGGCGATCAGGTTCACTGCGCCGGACCTCGTCGACGATGACCTCTATCCGCAGCTTCGGGCGTCGCTGGGCGGCGTCGTCGGACTCCTCGAGCGCAAGGGCTTCGACGTCCTTCGCTCGACGACCGCCGTCGCCGAGGGCGAGGCGATCCTCCTGGTCGAACTCGAGGTCACTCACCGACCGGCCGTCGAGCGCCACGAAGGACCGCCCGTCCAGGTCCGCGAGCACGCCGACAACTTCTACGACGCCTACGCGGACGATCCCGACGTCTACGGCCCGTTCGTCGAGGAGGATCGGTACGTGGTCGAACGACCACGCGAGGCGACGAACGCGATCGACCTCCTCGACGGCGACTCGCTCTTCGACGTGCGACACGGCGCCGGCGTCGAGCGACGCCTCCAGAGCGAGTACGAGGTGCTGGTCGGCGACGACCTCGTCGACTTGCTCCCGGCGTTCGCCGATCCACTCGCGGAGTACTTCGACCCGAGTCCGTGA
- a CDS encoding single-stranded DNA binding protein codes for MGVIEEIHEDLEADVELAEFRDAVEERVERMGGLADEETAAMLVAHELDEDGGEVEGVAEIEAGMEEVKFVAKVVSVGELKTFERDDDGSENDDVDETEAEEEPAAREEGAAQDEQSNEGRVLNAEVADETGQIRVAFWDALATDAAERMERGDVVRIAGRPAEGYRGLEVNVDKAEPDPGVEVDVDLEGTTSIDDLTLGRSDVNVEALVLDTESVRTFDRDDGSEGKVSNLALGDPSGRIRATLWDGMADRAEELEPGTSVEVVDGYVRERDGDLELHVGERGAVEEIDESVEYEPDSTPIGEVEIDQQVDLVGVVRSADPKRTFDRDDGSEGQVRNVRVQDDSGDIRVALWGDKADLDISPGDELALADVEIQDGWQDDLEASAGWQAAVTVLERDDGLPAGGGGTADGDADLSAFGDDGSGDSGDEAASEGATDDAESSGAERPVAEAADATAEGPGAQRGTSSESVDDADDDAVVAVGETVEFTGVVVQAGDPIILDDGEQTVRVDADADIHLGDEITVRGEGVEDDRIAAADVF; via the coding sequence ATGGGCGTCATCGAGGAGATCCACGAGGACCTCGAGGCCGACGTGGAGTTAGCGGAGTTCCGCGACGCGGTCGAGGAACGCGTCGAGCGGATGGGGGGACTCGCGGACGAGGAGACCGCGGCGATGCTCGTCGCGCACGAACTCGACGAGGACGGCGGCGAAGTCGAGGGCGTCGCGGAGATCGAAGCGGGCATGGAGGAGGTCAAGTTCGTCGCGAAGGTCGTCTCCGTGGGCGAACTGAAGACCTTCGAGCGAGACGACGACGGGAGTGAGAACGACGACGTCGACGAAACCGAAGCAGAGGAGGAACCGGCTGCCCGCGAGGAGGGAGCAGCCCAGGACGAACAGTCCAACGAGGGCCGCGTACTCAACGCCGAGGTAGCCGACGAGACCGGGCAGATCCGGGTCGCCTTCTGGGACGCACTCGCCACCGACGCCGCCGAGCGGATGGAACGAGGCGACGTCGTCCGGATCGCTGGCCGGCCCGCCGAGGGCTACCGGGGCCTGGAAGTGAACGTCGACAAGGCAGAACCGGATCCAGGCGTCGAGGTCGACGTCGATCTGGAGGGCACGACCAGCATCGACGACCTGACGCTGGGCCGGTCGGACGTCAACGTCGAGGCCCTCGTACTCGACACCGAGTCCGTCCGTACCTTCGACCGCGACGACGGCTCGGAGGGGAAGGTCTCCAATCTCGCACTCGGCGATCCCTCGGGGCGCATCCGGGCGACGCTCTGGGACGGCATGGCCGATCGCGCCGAGGAACTCGAACCCGGCACCTCCGTCGAGGTCGTCGACGGCTACGTTCGCGAGCGCGACGGCGACCTCGAACTCCACGTCGGCGAACGTGGCGCAGTCGAGGAAATCGACGAGTCGGTCGAGTACGAACCGGACTCGACGCCGATCGGCGAGGTCGAGATCGACCAGCAGGTCGACCTCGTCGGCGTCGTCCGTTCGGCCGATCCCAAACGCACCTTCGACAGGGACGACGGGTCCGAGGGCCAGGTCCGAAACGTTCGCGTCCAGGACGACTCGGGAGACATTCGCGTGGCCCTCTGGGGCGACAAGGCGGACCTCGACATCTCACCGGGTGACGAACTCGCGCTTGCGGACGTGGAGATCCAGGACGGCTGGCAGGACGACCTCGAAGCATCTGCAGGCTGGCAGGCAGCGGTGACGGTGCTCGAGCGCGACGACGGCCTCCCCGCAGGTGGCGGCGGGACCGCCGACGGCGACGCGGACCTCTCGGCCTTCGGAGACGACGGCTCGGGCGACAGTGGCGACGAAGCGGCGAGCGAGGGCGCGACGGACGACGCCGAATCCAGCGGCGCGGAACGACCGGTGGCCGAGGCAGCGGACGCGACCGCAGAGGGGCCGGGCGCCCAACGGGGCACCAGTTCGGAGTCGGTCGACGACGCCGACGACGACGCGGTCGTCGCCGTTGGCGAGACTGTCGAGTTCACCGGCGTCGTGGTCCAGGCTGGCGATCCGATCATCCTCGACGACGGCGAGCAAACGGTCCGCGTCGACGCAGACGCCGACATCCACCTCGGCGACGAAATCACCGTCCGGGGCGAGGGCGTCGAGGACGACCGGATCGCCGCCGCCGACGTCTTCTGA
- a CDS encoding digeranylgeranylglycerophospholipid reductase: MDDHYDVVIAGAGPAGAQCARDVAARGYDVVVLETEAEDEFPAQSNKSTGGTFPSMMAAFGIPDDVVMQFTDEVVLESPNDFYVQDQPGAVLEFADFKRFLVADSQEKGADYIWDARVTAPLTEGGELVGVTYNGDEEVRGEVIVDATGPSAPLAKKLGVSNLERRNQAIGIEYEFEGVNLDADGHADLADAMMLRLDHDLAPGGYSWIFHTGDDTAKVGLCYIQNESYQRYATADRTIDGYLDYWVGKDPRLQDATRLEGKQHRGSAHIQPPTSLSTDSFMAIGDTVPTIDPLWGEGIHKCMKSARSAAIVADHALTGEVNTSAEKLSIYDKLWHQDVAPNVNKRLLMTKLLYLAPNGRYDQLMNDLRSAAKNTLAEANEGNKRAIASLLHLRDVPTLARLAKLHYSG, translated from the coding sequence ATGGACGACCACTACGACGTGGTGATCGCCGGCGCGGGCCCGGCTGGCGCGCAGTGCGCTCGGGACGTGGCCGCGCGGGGATACGACGTGGTGGTCCTCGAGACGGAAGCCGAGGACGAGTTCCCCGCACAGTCGAACAAGTCCACCGGGGGCACCTTCCCCTCGATGATGGCAGCCTTCGGGATCCCCGACGACGTCGTGATGCAGTTCACCGACGAGGTAGTGCTAGAATCTCCGAACGACTTCTACGTGCAGGACCAACCGGGTGCCGTCCTCGAGTTCGCCGACTTCAAACGATTCCTCGTGGCCGACAGCCAGGAGAAGGGGGCCGACTACATCTGGGACGCGCGGGTGACGGCGCCACTCACGGAGGGCGGCGAACTGGTCGGCGTCACCTACAACGGCGACGAGGAAGTTCGCGGCGAGGTGATCGTCGACGCGACGGGGCCGAGCGCGCCGCTCGCCAAGAAGTTGGGCGTCAGCAACCTCGAGCGACGGAACCAGGCAATCGGGATCGAGTACGAGTTCGAAGGCGTGAATCTCGACGCCGACGGCCACGCCGACCTCGCCGACGCGATGATGCTCCGCCTCGACCACGACCTCGCGCCGGGTGGGTACTCCTGGATCTTCCACACGGGCGACGACACGGCGAAGGTCGGCCTGTGCTACATCCAGAACGAGAGCTACCAGCGTTACGCCACCGCCGACCGGACGATCGACGGCTACCTCGACTACTGGGTCGGGAAAGATCCCCGGCTCCAGGACGCCACCCGACTCGAGGGCAAGCAACACCGTGGATCGGCTCACATCCAGCCCCCGACGTCGCTGTCGACGGACTCGTTCATGGCGATCGGCGACACCGTTCCGACGATCGATCCGCTCTGGGGAGAGGGCATCCACAAGTGCATGAAGTCCGCTCGCTCGGCGGCGATCGTCGCAGACCACGCGCTGACCGGCGAGGTGAACACCTCCGCGGAGAAGCTGTCGATCTACGACAAGCTCTGGCACCAGGACGTCGCCCCGAACGTCAACAAGCGGCTCCTGATGACGAAGCTGCTCTACCTCGCTCCGAACGGTCGCTACGATCAGCTCATGAACGACCTCCGGAGCGCTGCGAAGAACACCCTCGCCGAGGCGAACGAGGGGAACAAGCGCGCGATCGCGAGCCTGCTCCATCTCCGGGACGTTCCGACGCTCGCCCGACTGGCGAAACTCCACTACTCCGGCTAG
- a CDS encoding sorbosone dehydrogenase family protein, protein MPNKSGMDESVTRRRALFLGGAAVGIAGCIGTDDGTESNDDGDGTGDGAPDGAGGGQDGSDDGTDAEVPLQNVPDSIALDTLVDGLQAPVGIEFSPDSERAYVLEQGGRILALDGSGSLLDSPVLDLREPIVAGGERGLLGLALHPEFASNRQAFVRYSAPSREGTPDGYDHTFVLASFEATEDGTSFRRESEQTILEIPEPQSNHNAGDLAFGPDGYLYVPVGDGGAGDDQGAGHVDDWYGEVAGGNGQDVTENLLGSLLRLDIDGGDPYAIPDDNPLVGEAGRDEHYAWGFRNPWRISFDAGGDGTDLYVADVGQSSYEEVNLVEAGGNYGWNVREGAHCFQTESCPSRTPDDVRGGEPLLDPVVEYPHSGGEVTGVSVIGGHVYRGAAIDGLGGVYVFGDFAPRGKLFASAPGEGGSTWPIRTIAIDGASVESLYAFGQDGEGECYALGSGANGGTVWRLGPAE, encoded by the coding sequence ATGCCCAACAAGAGCGGCATGGACGAGTCCGTGACGCGCCGGAGAGCACTCTTCCTCGGGGGCGCAGCCGTCGGCATCGCCGGCTGTATCGGCACAGACGACGGGACGGAGAGCAACGACGATGGAGACGGAACGGGCGACGGCGCACCGGACGGGGCCGGTGGTGGACAGGATGGAAGCGACGACGGGACCGACGCGGAGGTGCCACTGCAGAACGTCCCGGACTCGATCGCCCTCGATACGCTCGTTGACGGCCTCCAGGCACCGGTTGGCATCGAATTCTCACCCGATTCCGAACGCGCGTACGTGCTCGAGCAGGGCGGTCGGATCCTGGCACTCGACGGGAGCGGTTCGCTGCTCGATTCGCCAGTGCTCGACCTTCGAGAGCCGATCGTCGCGGGCGGCGAACGCGGCCTGCTCGGACTCGCCTTGCACCCCGAGTTCGCGAGCAATCGGCAGGCGTTCGTCCGATACAGCGCGCCGTCACGCGAGGGCACGCCCGACGGATACGACCACACCTTCGTGCTCGCGTCTTTCGAGGCGACCGAGGACGGCACCTCGTTCCGTCGCGAGAGCGAGCAGACGATTCTCGAGATTCCCGAACCCCAGAGCAATCACAACGCCGGTGACCTCGCGTTCGGGCCCGACGGATACCTCTACGTCCCGGTCGGCGACGGTGGCGCTGGCGACGACCAGGGCGCCGGCCACGTCGACGACTGGTACGGCGAGGTCGCGGGCGGGAACGGCCAGGACGTGACCGAGAACCTCCTCGGGAGCCTCCTCCGCCTCGATATCGACGGTGGCGATCCGTACGCGATTCCGGACGACAACCCGCTCGTCGGAGAGGCCGGCCGGGACGAACACTACGCCTGGGGATTCCGGAACCCCTGGCGGATCTCCTTCGACGCCGGCGGCGACGGTACCGATCTCTACGTCGCCGACGTCGGCCAATCGAGCTACGAAGAGGTGAACCTGGTCGAGGCCGGTGGGAACTATGGCTGGAACGTCCGCGAGGGTGCGCACTGCTTCCAGACGGAGTCCTGCCCCTCGAGGACGCCGGACGACGTCCGAGGCGGCGAACCACTGCTCGATCCAGTCGTCGAGTACCCACACAGCGGCGGGGAGGTCACGGGCGTCTCGGTCATCGGCGGTCACGTCTACCGCGGGGCAGCAATCGACGGCCTCGGCGGCGTCTACGTGTTCGGTGACTTCGCTCCGCGGGGCAAACTGTTCGCTTCAGCGCCCGGCGAGGGAGGGTCGACCTGGCCGATTCGGACGATCGCGATCGATGGAGCCTCCGTCGAGTCGCTGTACGCGTTCGGGCAGGACGGCGAGGGCGAATGTTACGCACTCGGGAGTGG